A single genomic interval of Stieleria maiorica harbors:
- a CDS encoding alpha-L-fucosidase: MPPQPTDHPRAVTDQSTRRLPRVLIMLMLLCSGFACQDHAFAQQYAETQDDQNTCIAWWRDAKFGMFVHWGVYSVVGGQYKGQELPNSAEWMMARGKIPISEYEQYAKQFNPVDFDADEFVGLAKQAGMKYLVITAKHHDGFAMFDSKATEYNVVDFSPFGRDIMKELAEACQRQGIKFGFYYSQAQDWHHPGGFGNSWDKSIQRISSDQYVREKAVPEVRQLLTEYGPIGIFWWDTPRAMSEQAFNSLHSLTKLQPDVLTNDRLGENFPGDYKTFERNIPRQAPAAKDWEVCMPISGSWGYKKSDTKFKSTRTLIQNLADIASKGGNYLLNVSPTGKGTLLPQATDRLRQIGQWMQTNGESIYGTTASPIGKPDWGRCTAKVSPDGTALYLHVFDWPSDQILEVRGLANQVLSATLLGEGQSVTTEVTDDGIRVRLPEQPTDEFNSVIKLVVDGAPKVKSLLPTPGKDGVLELGAELAFIHNNEGSRDAGIRQHDGIDHIGYWHDDQAWVEWEIEIRDPGDYRVSSVLSVQEPQTRFRVSVHQSELTATVTSTGGYGRYAEKDLGTLRIDQPGRMSVRVHPIPGSWQPINLRQLTLKRDDPAGEIE, from the coding sequence ATGCCCCCCCAACCGACCGACCATCCCCGCGCCGTCACCGATCAATCGACGCGCCGACTTCCTCGCGTTTTGATCATGCTGATGCTTCTATGCAGCGGCTTTGCGTGTCAAGACCACGCGTTCGCCCAGCAGTACGCCGAAACGCAGGACGATCAGAATACTTGCATCGCGTGGTGGCGGGACGCCAAGTTCGGCATGTTCGTCCACTGGGGCGTCTACTCGGTCGTCGGCGGTCAATACAAAGGCCAGGAACTGCCCAACAGCGCCGAATGGATGATGGCACGCGGCAAGATCCCGATTTCCGAATACGAACAATACGCCAAACAATTCAACCCCGTCGACTTTGACGCCGATGAATTCGTCGGCCTGGCCAAGCAAGCCGGCATGAAGTATCTGGTCATCACCGCAAAGCATCACGACGGATTTGCGATGTTCGATTCCAAAGCGACCGAGTACAACGTCGTCGATTTCAGCCCCTTCGGCCGCGACATCATGAAAGAGTTGGCCGAGGCCTGCCAACGTCAAGGCATCAAATTCGGGTTCTATTACTCCCAGGCCCAGGATTGGCATCACCCCGGCGGATTTGGCAACAGTTGGGACAAAAGCATCCAGCGAATCAGCAGCGATCAATACGTTCGCGAGAAAGCTGTCCCCGAGGTGCGTCAATTGCTGACCGAATACGGGCCGATCGGCATCTTCTGGTGGGACACGCCGCGGGCGATGAGCGAGCAGGCGTTCAACAGCTTGCACTCGCTGACCAAACTGCAACCCGATGTTCTGACCAACGACCGATTGGGCGAAAACTTTCCGGGCGACTACAAGACGTTCGAACGGAACATCCCCCGACAAGCACCTGCGGCCAAAGATTGGGAAGTCTGTATGCCGATCAGCGGCAGTTGGGGATACAAGAAGTCCGATACGAAATTCAAATCCACCCGCACCTTGATTCAGAATCTGGCCGACATCGCCAGCAAGGGCGGCAACTACTTGCTGAACGTCAGCCCGACCGGCAAGGGAACGTTATTGCCCCAGGCGACCGATCGACTGCGGCAAATCGGACAGTGGATGCAGACCAACGGCGAATCGATTTACGGCACCACCGCCAGCCCGATCGGAAAACCGGATTGGGGACGTTGCACCGCCAAAGTCAGCCCCGACGGAACGGCGTTGTATTTGCACGTGTTTGATTGGCCGAGCGATCAAATTTTGGAGGTTCGCGGGCTGGCCAATCAAGTCTTGTCGGCCACCTTGCTCGGCGAAGGGCAGTCCGTGACGACCGAGGTGACGGATGACGGCATCCGGGTACGATTGCCCGAACAGCCGACCGACGAGTTCAACAGCGTGATCAAATTGGTCGTCGACGGTGCACCGAAAGTCAAATCGTTGTTGCCCACCCCCGGCAAGGACGGGGTGTTGGAATTGGGGGCCGAACTGGCGTTCATTCACAATAACGAAGGCAGTCGCGACGCCGGAATTCGCCAGCACGACGGCATCGATCACATCGGGTATTGGCATGACGATCAAGCCTGGGTCGAGTGGGAAATCGAAATCCGTGATCCCGGCGACTATCGCGTGTCTTCGGTCCTGTCGGTCCAAGAACCACAAACGCGATTCCGCGTTTCCGTCCACCAGTCCGAGCTGACCGCGACCGTCACTTCAACCGGCGGATATGGACGATACGCGGAAAAGGATCTCGGAACCCTTCGAATCGACCAACCGGGCCGCATGAGTGTTCGTGTCCATCCGATCCCGGGCTCTTGGCAACCGATCAATTTGAGGCAGTTGACGTTGAAACGTGATGACCCGGCAGGGGAAATCGAGTGA
- a CDS encoding sulfatase family protein, producing MKSRVFAAYLLLLVASYVALTSTVAAEPSRPNILFIFADDWGWGDLSCHGHRYVQTPNIDRLAREGTDFHRFTVASGVCSPSRTAVMTGHFPARYNIDGHFAWVPSNAKRNMPDWLGTDCVTLPRLLQNVGYATAHFGKWHLANDMIPDSPSPGLYGYDTYGAFNCSGEQMPVHEDADHAIEFIEQSHQAGQPFFINLWIHEPHTPFHVVPKYRWRFRNSGLEEPDEIYAAVLSHADDRIGQVLDALDRLDLTDDTLVIFSSDNGPARARPGTELSLSYDTATGAGFGIGAAKGITAGRKGYKAALFEGGINVPFIVRWPGKVAAGHVDDRAMMSAVDLLPTFCEIAGASLPESYVPDGISQVKTLQGETSDGRSKPLFWKMSGKGKPGLADSFHWVDYCIVDQNWKLLSDVDSDYVELYDIVADPYEQKDLHQQRPQVVADLVAKLTKWKATLPAKPDPKNFSSLREGSSD from the coding sequence ATGAAATCCCGTGTCTTTGCCGCATATTTACTGCTGTTGGTAGCGTCCTACGTCGCACTGACTTCAACAGTCGCTGCTGAACCGTCGCGTCCGAACATTCTGTTCATCTTTGCCGACGATTGGGGCTGGGGAGACCTCAGCTGCCACGGCCATCGGTATGTCCAAACGCCCAACATCGATCGGCTGGCCCGCGAGGGGACGGATTTCCATCGCTTCACCGTTGCCAGCGGAGTCTGTTCGCCCAGCCGGACCGCGGTGATGACCGGACACTTTCCCGCTCGGTACAACATCGACGGACACTTTGCCTGGGTGCCCAGCAACGCCAAACGCAACATGCCCGACTGGTTGGGGACCGATTGCGTGACGCTGCCCCGCTTGTTGCAAAACGTCGGCTACGCGACGGCCCATTTCGGCAAGTGGCATCTGGCCAACGACATGATTCCCGATTCGCCATCACCGGGACTGTACGGCTATGACACCTACGGTGCGTTCAACTGTTCCGGCGAGCAGATGCCGGTTCACGAAGATGCCGACCACGCGATCGAATTTATCGAGCAAAGTCATCAAGCGGGCCAACCGTTCTTTATCAACCTGTGGATTCACGAACCGCACACGCCCTTCCATGTGGTGCCGAAGTATCGCTGGCGGTTTCGAAACAGCGGTCTCGAGGAACCCGATGAGATCTATGCGGCGGTGTTGTCGCACGCCGACGATCGGATCGGCCAGGTGCTCGATGCGTTGGACCGGCTGGACCTGACCGACGACACGTTGGTCATCTTCAGCTCGGACAACGGGCCCGCACGGGCCCGCCCCGGGACGGAACTTTCGCTCAGTTACGATACCGCCACGGGGGCGGGGTTCGGGATCGGAGCGGCCAAGGGAATCACGGCCGGCCGCAAAGGGTACAAGGCGGCATTGTTCGAAGGCGGGATCAATGTCCCCTTCATCGTCCGCTGGCCGGGCAAAGTCGCCGCGGGGCATGTTGATGATCGCGCGATGATGTCCGCGGTGGACCTGTTGCCGACGTTCTGTGAAATCGCCGGTGCCTCGTTGCCGGAATCTTACGTGCCCGACGGTATCAGCCAGGTCAAAACGCTGCAGGGCGAGACCAGCGACGGTCGAAGCAAACCGTTGTTTTGGAAGATGAGCGGAAAGGGCAAACCGGGACTCGCCGACTCCTTTCATTGGGTCGATTACTGCATCGTCGATCAGAATTGGAAACTGCTCAGCGATGTCGACTCGGACTATGTCGAACTGTACGACATCGTTGCCGACCCGTATGAACAGAAGGATTTACATCAACAACGTCCCCAGGTGGTCGCCGATCTGGTCGCCAAACTTACAAAGTGGAAAGCGACGCTTCCCGCCAAACCCGATCCGAAGAACTTTTCGTCCTTGCGAGAAGGCTCTTCGGACTGA
- a CDS encoding CRTAC1 family protein has protein sequence MKGVFNQNARLIHSFALIAMVNLVAGCSSDSRSPGSNNAAQDSHSDAINAATDEATAEDALQVARRALIASPEDPKLLTDAARATAAAGDRRAAAMLLAKAAEVADFNPTRVEWAVQALLEVGELYPAIELLSQAVETESDNLSIRRQLFGLLGEAGRVDLIPEHYEAIIRNRAFDVAVLLAGTDTSERLFPPEAIEALIERNPDDHRLRLGIAQSLRDQRRFSDAEAVLREIVRHHAGFAPALALLGRMPGVQQAGDQEFSEWLNAALPHCRDQSDFWIAVADRHFQLDDFSAALSCYLAATRISPNRVVPWSQTSRAIRQLVSDVVISHAGEKTTLRDNDADRITRVCDRHVRNLLDLRMHLQRFGGSGESSQHAAVEIARVLNRMGRRWEAEAWSAIAMTLPNERDSELSELRQDIIENLKRSRSWNTPPELAPLDSLVSNPVTRVNRSSRFVPSTNRPAVLGNDDAIHWADETRSRNLVVPTLQYPDIASSLIHSMGSGGGTIDFDLDGWSDLFFCSPVRETGPQTEPTSVLLRNLGGVFGNVTLVSGCKNSVVGQGVAVGDYNEDGFSDLFIANVGANRLLRNNGDGSFSDDTRSLCTASIQWTTCGAWVDLDLDGIVDLVAVNYCSLAGGVDLPCQNEGRPAPCHPAKFAGDDDQVLLGNGRGELVDSFGEQLDQITPGRGLGVLAGRLTGETQSALVANDMSANHWFQVTSEGLIEAAVPRGIAVDGQSLTQASMGIAGGDFDGDLDLDVYVTGFAREYNIYYEQQTGGFWVDNTAVQALIEPTRMTVGFGTQAVDMNADGIDELAITNGHIGGFGPDQPSLAQPFQLFRRAPQGPFQIVDLASEDTYLAANHIGRALWKIDVDQDLADDLIITHQNAPPALLANRTVTDNRRIGFRCVGTTSSRDAVGAIIDLVAGGHPRRLWVLSGDGYMSSNERILKAGIGSSDHVDDVNVTWPDGTVESFGRLAAGRTYLLIEGAGEAFFTEPPSAAPASVANHSQVDAAGG, from the coding sequence ATGAAGGGTGTCTTCAACCAAAACGCACGTCTCATTCACTCCTTCGCATTGATCGCGATGGTCAACTTGGTGGCCGGGTGTTCGAGCGACAGCCGGTCGCCAGGGAGCAACAACGCCGCACAGGATTCGCATTCCGATGCGATCAACGCGGCGACTGATGAGGCGACGGCTGAAGACGCATTGCAGGTCGCCCGTCGCGCGCTGATCGCTTCGCCGGAAGATCCAAAACTTCTCACCGACGCGGCTCGGGCGACGGCGGCTGCCGGTGACCGCAGAGCAGCGGCGATGCTGCTTGCCAAGGCCGCCGAAGTTGCCGATTTCAACCCGACGAGGGTCGAGTGGGCGGTGCAGGCGTTGCTGGAAGTCGGGGAACTGTATCCGGCGATCGAGTTGCTTTCCCAGGCGGTGGAAACTGAATCGGACAACCTGTCGATTCGTCGCCAGCTGTTCGGGCTGCTCGGAGAAGCCGGCAGAGTCGACTTAATTCCTGAGCATTACGAAGCGATCATTCGCAACCGAGCGTTCGACGTTGCGGTATTGCTCGCCGGCACCGATACGTCCGAACGCTTGTTTCCGCCCGAAGCGATCGAAGCGCTGATCGAGCGCAATCCAGACGACCATCGACTTCGCCTCGGCATCGCGCAGTCGCTTCGCGATCAACGCCGGTTTTCCGATGCCGAGGCGGTGTTACGTGAAATCGTCCGGCACCATGCCGGTTTTGCTCCCGCACTGGCGTTGCTCGGGCGCATGCCGGGTGTCCAGCAGGCCGGCGATCAGGAATTTTCGGAGTGGTTGAACGCCGCGTTGCCGCACTGTCGCGACCAGTCCGATTTTTGGATCGCCGTGGCAGACAGGCATTTTCAACTGGATGATTTCTCGGCCGCGCTGTCGTGCTATCTCGCAGCGACTCGCATCAGCCCGAATCGGGTGGTTCCGTGGTCTCAAACCAGCCGGGCGATCCGTCAGCTTGTTTCAGATGTGGTGATTTCGCATGCCGGTGAAAAGACGACGCTCCGTGACAACGACGCTGATCGGATCACGCGTGTATGCGACCGGCACGTCAGAAACTTGCTGGACCTTCGCATGCACCTGCAGCGATTCGGCGGCAGTGGCGAAAGCAGCCAGCATGCTGCGGTCGAGATCGCTCGGGTGCTGAACCGAATGGGGCGGCGCTGGGAAGCCGAGGCGTGGTCGGCCATCGCGATGACGCTGCCAAATGAACGCGATTCGGAATTGAGCGAATTGCGTCAGGACATCATTGAAAACCTGAAACGAAGTCGAAGCTGGAATACGCCTCCCGAATTAGCTCCGTTGGATTCTCTGGTGTCCAATCCGGTCACCCGGGTCAATCGTTCGAGTCGTTTCGTCCCCTCGACAAACCGTCCGGCTGTTCTCGGCAACGATGATGCGATTCATTGGGCTGATGAAACCCGTTCGCGAAATCTGGTCGTGCCGACGCTCCAGTACCCCGACATCGCATCAAGCTTGATCCATTCGATGGGCAGCGGCGGGGGAACGATCGATTTCGATCTTGACGGTTGGTCGGACTTGTTTTTCTGCAGCCCTGTCCGTGAGACCGGTCCGCAGACCGAACCAACAAGTGTCCTGCTGCGGAACCTTGGCGGAGTGTTCGGCAACGTGACGCTTGTGTCCGGCTGCAAGAATTCAGTTGTCGGTCAAGGCGTGGCGGTCGGCGACTACAACGAGGACGGTTTTTCCGATCTCTTTATCGCGAACGTCGGGGCGAACCGGTTACTTCGAAATAACGGCGACGGATCGTTCTCCGACGACACGCGTTCGCTCTGCACGGCGTCGATCCAGTGGACCACGTGTGGTGCTTGGGTTGACTTGGACCTTGACGGGATCGTGGATCTGGTTGCAGTCAATTATTGCTCGCTGGCCGGCGGTGTCGATCTGCCCTGTCAAAACGAGGGCCGGCCGGCTCCCTGTCACCCGGCAAAGTTTGCCGGTGACGACGACCAAGTCTTGCTGGGCAACGGCAGGGGCGAATTGGTCGATTCGTTCGGCGAACAGCTGGATCAAATCACGCCCGGACGCGGACTGGGGGTATTGGCCGGGCGATTGACCGGTGAGACTCAATCCGCGTTGGTCGCCAACGACATGTCGGCCAATCACTGGTTTCAGGTCACAAGCGAAGGTTTGATCGAAGCAGCCGTCCCACGGGGCATTGCGGTCGATGGGCAATCGCTGACGCAGGCATCGATGGGCATCGCCGGCGGAGACTTCGATGGTGATCTGGACCTGGATGTTTACGTGACGGGTTTTGCACGCGAGTACAACATTTACTACGAACAACAAACGGGCGGATTTTGGGTCGACAACACGGCCGTTCAAGCATTGATCGAACCGACGCGAATGACGGTCGGGTTCGGGACGCAAGCAGTGGACATGAACGCCGATGGGATCGACGAATTGGCGATCACGAACGGACACATCGGTGGCTTCGGTCCCGATCAACCGTCCCTGGCACAGCCGTTCCAGCTGTTTCGACGGGCGCCCCAAGGACCGTTTCAAATCGTTGACCTTGCCAGCGAGGACACCTACCTGGCGGCCAACCATATCGGGCGCGCACTCTGGAAAATCGACGTCGATCAAGACTTGGCGGATGACTTGATCATCACGCATCAAAACGCTCCGCCGGCCTTGTTGGCCAACCGCACCGTAACGGACAACCGCCGGATCGGATTCCGCTGCGTCGGCACGACCAGCTCTCGTGACGCGGTCGGAGCGATCATCGACCTTGTCGCCGGCGGTCACCCCCGTCGGCTCTGGGTGCTCTCCGGGGACGGTTACATGAGCAGCAACGAACGAATTCTCAAGGCTGGAATCGGATCCAGCGACCACGTCGATGACGTCAACGTCACCTGGCCTGATGGAACGGTCGAGTCGTTCGGAAGGTTGGCTGCCGGACGAACCTATTTGCTGATCGAGGGTGCCGGGGAGGCCTTTTTCACCGAACCACCTTCGGCCGCCCCGGCGAGTGTCGCAAATCATTCGCAAGTCGACGCAGCCGGCGGTTGA
- a CDS encoding PDZ domain-containing protein, with product MLRIFLLLICFGLGVPCSQALEIFVSPTGDDAGDGSAAAPLASLARAQHLARRSAGKAAVTVSVADGVYYLSETFTFTAADSGTERWPVTYRAENEGGAVLSGGTKLDLQWRPYRDGIFAASTKPGLAIDQLFLSGRKQRMARYPNFDADKKTEAYQGFAADAFSRQRASGWADPTDGFIHAMHRSRWGGYHYRITGKNADGDVTYEGGWQNNRQMGMHKDYRMVENIFEELDAPGEWFHDSKSNTLYLMPPAGIDLDQAVVEVVRLRHLVQFDGTADDPVRFVTLQGFVFRHAARTFMETKEPLLRSDWTIYRGGAVVLAGTEDVRILDAEFDQVGGNAIFLSNYNRRALVKGCHIHDTGASGVCFVGDPNAVRDPLFEYRQKNDLTKVDRTPGPKTDNYPADCIVEDCLIHGIGRVERQPAGVQITMAQGITVRDCSIYDCARAGINIGDGAWGGHLIQRCDVFDTVQETHDHGSFNSWGRDRYWSSDRNASQVVIDAEPQFPFLDAVETTVIRDSRWRCDHGWDIDLDDGSSNYDIYNNLMLSGGLKLREGFRRRAWNNITVNNGLHPHVWYNHSGDEVFGNIFMAAPQGARMPTETAKGKRVDGNLYYAHVPAIKDRYASFGWDRNSIVADPKFIDPAAGDFRVQSDSPALKIGFENFAMGQFGVKKPAFKRIARTPEIPALEVKQEMAKPRSDSGRIGKPTTTYWLGAAVSDLKGSEFSAYGVSQEEGGVVVSKVTPISDAAKAGLRDGDLVQGINGTAVTRVAQLLAAYQQLRENALVLKVIRNQQTISLSDPHAPGILFESAPNPDGFQTVILQSPTTGKVDAQPTPRNESLATLTDGKIEMGYGPVFANGVTAGAYRMDLGELKDVSSITSWSANYGGVRGAQRWTVYGSDSQSDPGWNVGDRSKFTPLTSIDTRAASHEDFNAVSIRAKPGRNLGRFRWILWSVRPVTGRGENTAFQELVVR from the coding sequence ATGCTTCGAATCTTCTTGCTCCTGATTTGTTTCGGCCTGGGCGTCCCCTGTTCCCAGGCCCTCGAGATCTTCGTCAGCCCGACCGGTGATGACGCGGGAGACGGATCGGCCGCCGCGCCACTGGCTAGTCTCGCCCGCGCTCAGCACTTGGCGCGACGATCGGCCGGCAAGGCCGCCGTGACCGTGTCGGTTGCCGACGGGGTGTATTACCTCAGTGAAACGTTCACGTTCACCGCAGCCGATTCGGGAACGGAACGATGGCCCGTGACCTACCGCGCCGAAAACGAAGGCGGCGCGGTACTCAGCGGCGGAACCAAGCTGGACTTGCAATGGAGGCCTTACCGCGACGGCATCTTCGCGGCCAGCACCAAACCGGGACTGGCGATCGACCAGTTGTTTTTGTCAGGACGCAAGCAACGGATGGCACGCTATCCGAACTTCGACGCCGACAAAAAGACCGAGGCCTACCAGGGATTTGCCGCCGATGCGTTTTCCCGACAGCGGGCCAGCGGTTGGGCGGATCCCACCGATGGCTTCATCCATGCGATGCACCGCTCCCGCTGGGGAGGCTACCACTATCGAATCACCGGCAAGAACGCCGACGGTGACGTGACCTACGAAGGCGGCTGGCAGAACAACCGTCAAATGGGCATGCACAAAGACTATCGGATGGTGGAAAACATTTTCGAAGAACTGGATGCCCCGGGGGAATGGTTTCACGACTCCAAGAGCAACACGCTGTACCTGATGCCTCCGGCAGGCATCGATTTGGACCAGGCCGTTGTCGAAGTCGTGCGGCTGCGACATCTGGTCCAGTTCGACGGGACTGCGGACGATCCCGTGCGATTCGTCACCTTGCAGGGATTCGTGTTCCGGCATGCCGCGCGGACGTTTATGGAAACCAAGGAGCCGCTGTTGCGATCGGATTGGACGATCTATCGGGGAGGCGCGGTCGTGCTGGCGGGGACCGAAGATGTCCGGATCCTGGATGCGGAATTCGACCAGGTCGGCGGCAACGCAATCTTCCTGAGCAATTACAACCGACGCGCGCTGGTCAAAGGTTGTCACATCCACGACACCGGCGCCAGCGGCGTGTGCTTTGTCGGCGATCCCAATGCCGTCCGCGACCCGTTGTTCGAATACCGCCAAAAGAATGATCTGACCAAGGTCGATCGCACACCCGGTCCCAAGACAGACAATTACCCGGCGGATTGCATCGTCGAAGACTGTTTGATTCACGGAATCGGTCGCGTCGAACGCCAACCGGCCGGGGTTCAAATCACCATGGCACAAGGCATCACGGTCCGCGACTGCTCGATCTATGACTGTGCCCGCGCCGGCATCAACATCGGCGACGGCGCGTGGGGCGGTCACTTGATCCAGCGCTGCGACGTGTTCGACACCGTCCAGGAAACGCACGACCACGGTTCATTCAATTCATGGGGGCGCGATCGCTACTGGAGCAGCGACCGCAACGCCAGCCAAGTCGTCATCGACGCCGAACCGCAGTTCCCCTTCCTGGATGCGGTCGAAACGACCGTGATTCGCGACAGCCGATGGCGCTGCGACCATGGCTGGGACATCGATCTGGATGACGGGTCGTCCAACTACGACATCTACAACAACCTGATGCTTTCCGGCGGATTGAAGCTGCGCGAGGGGTTCCGTCGCCGCGCGTGGAACAATATCACCGTCAACAACGGGCTGCATCCGCATGTATGGTACAACCACAGCGGCGATGAAGTCTTTGGCAACATCTTCATGGCCGCGCCACAGGGGGCGCGGATGCCGACCGAAACGGCGAAAGGAAAACGCGTCGACGGCAATCTGTACTACGCACACGTCCCGGCGATCAAGGATCGCTACGCCAGCTTCGGCTGGGATCGCAACTCGATCGTCGCCGATCCCAAGTTCATCGATCCGGCCGCCGGTGATTTTCGCGTGCAATCTGATTCGCCGGCACTGAAGATCGGATTCGAAAACTTTGCCATGGGTCAGTTCGGCGTCAAGAAACCGGCGTTCAAGCGGATCGCGCGCACGCCGGAAATCCCCGCCTTGGAAGTCAAGCAGGAAATGGCAAAACCCCGCTCCGACAGCGGCCGGATCGGAAAACCGACGACGACGTATTGGCTGGGAGCCGCGGTCAGCGATCTGAAAGGCAGCGAGTTCTCCGCCTATGGGGTCTCTCAAGAAGAAGGTGGCGTCGTGGTTTCAAAGGTGACACCGATCAGCGACGCGGCCAAAGCGGGCTTACGCGATGGTGACTTGGTTCAGGGAATCAATGGAACTGCGGTCACTCGCGTCGCTCAGTTGCTGGCGGCGTATCAACAGCTACGCGAGAACGCCTTGGTACTGAAGGTGATTCGAAACCAACAAACGATCTCGCTGTCCGATCCGCACGCCCCAGGAATCCTGTTCGAGTCCGCTCCAAATCCTGACGGTTTCCAGACGGTGATTCTGCAAAGTCCAACGACCGGCAAGGTGGACGCCCAGCCCACCCCACGCAATGAATCGCTCGCGACATTGACCGACGGCAAGATCGAAATGGGATACGGCCCGGTCTTCGCCAATGGCGTCACGGCCGGCGCTTACCGCATGGACCTGGGAGAACTGAAAGACGTTTCGTCGATCACCAGTTGGTCTGCCAATTATGGCGGAGTCCGAGGTGCACAACGATGGACGGTCTATGGAAGCGATTCGCAGTCCGATCCCGGTTGGAATGTCGGGGATCGCTCCAAGTTCACGCCACTGACATCAATCGACACCCGTGCGGCGTCCCACGAGGATTTTAATGCCGTCTCGATTCGTGCCAAACCGGGACGCAACCTGGGGCGATTTCGTTGGATCCTGTGGAGTGTTCGACCGGTCACAGGCCGAGGTGAAAACACGGCGTTTCAAGAGTTGGTGGTGCGGTAG
- a CDS encoding AraC family transcriptional regulator produces the protein MNPTNRPRIALLVEASRAYGRELLRGVALFSRTRVEWSLLHQEMTLDSAIPDWIFNSRIDGVIARVDWHTIEPLRQLRVPIIDVRCNRKFTGVPQVETDNKRVAEMAFTHLWERGFRRFAFCGFRFATYSDARLAAFQQLVDAADCPFDVYQSPGVPGTTLTQLEEAGVLELESLAQWLSALERPTGLFVCNDIRGQQVLNACRLANIAVPDDLGVIGVDDDDAICLLCDPPLSSVRPNAERVGYRAAEILQQMLTGWRPENEIEYVAPVTVSERLSTKVVAVDDVEIARVCRFIRQNACQGINVGDVAQFTSLSRRQLERRFREALGRTPHQQITLTQLDRVKQLLRETDMTLEQIAFKTGYSHKESLGSVFKRELGQSPGEYRSQHQTERDTLATTNDPNDQ, from the coding sequence TTGAATCCAACCAATCGACCCCGGATCGCACTACTTGTCGAAGCCTCGCGCGCTTACGGGCGGGAACTGCTACGCGGCGTTGCGTTGTTCTCACGCACGCGAGTGGAATGGTCGCTGTTGCACCAAGAGATGACGCTGGACTCGGCGATCCCCGATTGGATTTTCAATTCACGCATCGACGGTGTGATCGCCCGCGTGGACTGGCATACGATCGAGCCGCTTCGCCAATTGCGTGTTCCGATCATCGATGTCCGATGCAACCGAAAATTCACCGGTGTGCCGCAGGTGGAAACGGACAACAAACGCGTGGCGGAGATGGCGTTCACGCATTTGTGGGAACGCGGGTTCCGCCGATTCGCATTCTGTGGGTTTCGCTTTGCAACCTATTCCGATGCCCGACTGGCGGCGTTCCAACAACTTGTCGACGCCGCGGACTGTCCCTTCGATGTTTACCAATCACCGGGCGTGCCCGGCACGACGCTGACACAGTTGGAAGAGGCAGGGGTGCTGGAACTGGAGTCCCTGGCGCAATGGTTGTCCGCTCTTGAGCGCCCCACCGGGTTGTTTGTCTGTAACGACATCCGCGGCCAACAGGTCCTCAATGCCTGCCGGTTGGCGAACATCGCGGTCCCGGACGACTTGGGCGTGATCGGCGTGGATGACGATGACGCGATCTGCTTGTTGTGTGATCCGCCGCTGTCGAGCGTCCGCCCCAATGCCGAGCGCGTCGGGTATCGGGCGGCGGAGATCTTGCAACAAATGCTGACCGGCTGGCGTCCGGAAAACGAGATCGAATACGTCGCGCCGGTCACGGTTTCCGAGCGTCTGTCGACCAAGGTGGTCGCGGTCGATGATGTCGAAATCGCACGCGTGTGCCGATTCATCCGCCAGAACGCCTGCCAGGGCATCAACGTCGGCGACGTCGCACAGTTCACTTCACTTTCCCGACGACAATTGGAACGCCGGTTCCGCGAAGCCTTGGGCCGCACGCCGCACCAACAGATCACCCTGACCCAACTCGATCGCGTCAAACAATTGCTGCGGGAGACCGACATGACGTTGGAACAAATCGCATTCAAGACCGGATACAGCCACAAAGAAAGTCTCGGTTCGGTCTTTAAACGCGAACTCGGACAATCCCCGGGCGAGTATCGATCGCAGCATCAGACCGAACGCGACACCCTGGCCACCACAAACGATCCCAACGACCAATAG